A region from the Triticum urartu cultivar G1812 chromosome 1, Tu2.1, whole genome shotgun sequence genome encodes:
- the LOC125508842 gene encoding nijmegen breakage syndrome 1 protein — protein sequence MVWALTPVGTERGAQKYYISAAGTYTVGRKDCDIVQTETSISRVHAEIAVEKMVAWEPRSGAPASPSCVSVVDRSKYGTFVNKVQGTQGSRLRKDEVVVLSDGDTVTFGNGNMTFRFSFVPIVVFFHGKKSARIDRSLQAVMTSIGAYVTRKWFDTCTHVLVDESSPLTPELLDAIITKKPIILGSWFKAMAEKNIHTEIPSCTQYIPNLTLDGMDIKMVENKLMENCLAGHTFILGSSEKYKFGEKIQELLESTGAKYLSIEEFCANSQDSGAGDNDQQILLVPAKSPLEFSKMRPLFPLPKTTDVKLFAAILSGRLEAAAIEPPAYMITSSNTTDETIVADSDVETDTAISDHTVAASKSEHHIQHMSDDKAESKVTSSVSAVNLEETNVSINIQNDLEKEEILEPMEEDVQVIEKTAISGFKAGGEDVQVINKLVQDEACDAVFVNKAPKDENLDSSREETCHVIFSQDLIVKRVLQPAPAVLTETGGVNFKRFKKRQTVSGNSFKALIPCAQEPYRESDCEKGTLNDFMREEKRRKQMESIAEDLFNNQKPQKKKAAAGSSIQILLTGCR from the exons atggtCTGGGCGCTGACCCCCGTCGGCACAGAGCGCG GGGCGCAGAAGTACTACATCTCCGCCGCCGGGACGTACACGGTCGGCCGCAAAG ATTGCGATATCGTTCAAACAGAAACGTCGATATCCCGAGTGCATGCGGAGATAGCAGTTGAAAAGATGGTTGCCTGGGAGCCACGTTCTGGTGCTCCAGCAAGCCCTTCATGTGTTAGTGTAGTTGATCGTTCAAAATATGGCACATTTGTCAACAAGGTACAGGGGACCCAGGGCAGTCGTCTACGTAAAGATGAAGTTGTGGTGCTTTCCGATGGCGATACTGTGACTTTCGGAAATGGCAACATGACCTTCAG GTTCTCGTTTGTCCCCATAGTGGTCTTTTTTCATGGCAAAAAGTCAGCACGAATTGATCGATCATTGCAGGCAGTCATGACATCTATTG GTGCATATGTTACTCGTAAGTGGTTTGATACATGTACACATGTTCTTGTGGATGAATCATCTCCATTGACACCTGAGCTCCTTGATGCAATCATCACAAAAAAGCCAATCATCTTGGGAAGCTGGTTCAAG GCGATGGCTGAAAAGAACATACACACAGAGATCCCTTCTTGTACACA ATATATTCCAAACTTGACTCTTGATGGGATGGATATAAAGATGGTTGAGAACAAGCTCATGGAGAATTGCCTGGCAGGCCATACTTTTATCCTGGGGTCGTCAGAAAAG TATAAATTTGGAGAGAAAATACAAGAGCTACTGGAATCAACTGGAGCAAAATATCTTAGCATCGAGGAGTTTTGTGCTAACAGCCAG GACTCTGGAGCTGGAGACAATGACCAACAAATTCTTCTTGTTCCTGCAAAATCTCCTTTGGAGTTCAGTAAGATGCGTCCTCTATTTCCTTTGCCCAAGACCACTGACGTGAAGCTATTTGCTGCTATATTGTCTGGTCGCTTGGAAGCAGCTGCTATTGAACCACCTGCTT ACATGATTACATCCTCCAATACAACAGATGAAACTATTGTGGCGGATTCTGATGTTGAAACAGATACTGCAATATCTGATCATACTGTTGCTGCTAGCAAGTCTGAGCACCATATTCAGCATATGTCTGATGATAAAGCAGAAAGTAAAGTTACAAGCAGTGTGAGTGCTGTAAATTTAGAAGAAACAAACGTCAGCATCAATATTCAGAACGACCTGGAGAAAGAAGAAATTTTGGAACCCATGGAGGAGGATGTTCAGGTCATAGAGAAAACAGCAATTTCTGGGTTCAAAGCTGGAGGCGAGGACGTTCAGGTTATAAACAAGCTGGTGCAGGATGAGGCTTGTGATGCTGTTTTCGTGAACAAGGCGCCAAAGGATGAGAACTTGGACAGTAGCAGGGAAGAGACTTGTCATGTTATTTTCAGTCAAGATCTGATTGTCAAAAGGGTCCTTCAGCCAGCTCCTGCCGTGTTGACAGAAACTGGAGGTGTTAACTTCAAACGATTCAAAAAG AGGCAAACCGTGTCTGGAAACAGCTTCAAGGCCCTTATTCCATGTGCACAAGAACCATACAG AGAGTCTGATTGCGAGAAAGGCACCTTGAACGATTTCATGAGAGAGGAGAAGCGGCGAAAGCAAATGGAATCCATTGCAGAGGACCTCTTCAACAACCAGAAG CCGCAGAAAAAGAAGGCGGCTGCGGGCAGTTCAATCCAGATCCTGCTCACCGGTTGCCGATGA